A region of Sugiyamaella lignohabitans strain CBS 10342 chromosome A, complete sequence DNA encodes the following proteins:
- the DBP9 gene encoding Dbp9p (DEAD-box protein required for 27S rRNA processing; exhibits DNA, RNA and DNA/RNA helicase activities; ATPase activity shows preference for DNA over RNA; DNA helicase activity abolished by mutation in RNA-binding domain; GO_component: GO:0005730 - nucleolus [Evidence IEA]; GO_component: GO:0005730 - nucleolus [Evidence IDA] [PMID 11565753]; GO_component: GO:0005634 - nucleus [Evidence IEA]; GO_function: GO:0005524 - ATP binding [Evidence IEA,IEA]; GO_function: GO:0004003 - ATP-dependent DNA helicase activity [Evidence IDA] [PMID 15028736]; GO_function: GO:0033680 - ATP-dependent DNA/RNA helicase activity [Evidence IDA] [PMID 15028736]; GO_function: GO:0004004 - ATP-dependent RNA helicase activity [Evidence IDA] [PMID 15028736]; GO_function: GO:0008026 - ATP-dependent helicase activity [Evidence IEA]; GO_function: GO:0003723 - RNA binding [Evidence IEA]; GO_function: GO:0004386 - helicase activity [Evidence IEA,IEA]; GO_function: GO:0016787 - hydrolase activity [Evidence IEA]; GO_function: GO:0003729 - mRNA binding [Evidence IDA] [PMID 23222640]; GO_function: GO:0003676 - nucleic acid binding [Evidence IEA]; GO_function: GO:0000166 - nucleotide binding [Evidence IEA]; GO_process: GO:0006200 - ATP catabolic process [Evidence IEA]; GO_process: GO:0000463 - maturation of LSU-rRNA from tricistronic rRNA transcript (SSU-rRNA, 5.8S rRNA, LSU-rRNA) [Evidence IMP] [PMID 11565753]; GO_process: GO:0006364 - rRNA processing [Evidence IEA]; GO_process: GO:0042254 - ribosome biogenesis [Evidence IEA]), producing the protein MSSSNGEMAGKNGFESFNLDPRLQQALVQAGFSEPTLIQENAIPLALSEKKDIVARARTGSGKTAAYLIPIIESLLQAAGSGNAGTGVISTLILVPSKELADQVVKMTTMLTTYCTKLIQVVNISQATSEQVQTSLLSENPAIVVATPARALAHIKRKSLDTKSLAYFVIDEADLILSYGHEDDLNELAELLPKSMQTWLMSATLSDEIDAIKGKFCRNVAVLKLQDTVSSEQLLQYYVKCNELDKFLLAYVIFKLKLVKGKTIVFVNDIDRCYRLKLFFEQFGIKSCVLNSELPVSSRLHIVDEFNKNVYNLLIATDESNEKIEDDEDDKDDATANSNGNDQEKQTDSQPTENTQETQETQKKNNNNNKSKDYGVSRGVDFQNVACVLNFDLPTSTKSYTHRIGRTARASKTGMALSFVVSKESWGKHKPSMLASAKRDEKVLNRIIKTQGKQDNELKPYSFDMKQVESFRYRMEDAFRAVTKVAIREARVKEIRQELLASDKLKRHFEENPEDLANLRHDKELHPARVQGHLKRVPDYLLPKTGQKPAAFTGHVPFNKTNNKHRVHKSKKSSKKRDPLKSFKRR; encoded by the coding sequence ATGTCGTCGTCGAATGGAGAGATGGCTGGAAAGAACGGTTTTGAGTCATTTAATTTGGACCCGCGGTTACAGCAGGCGCTGGTGCAAGCCGGGTTTAGCGAGCCCACTTTGATCCAGGAGAATGCCATTCCACTGGCGTTGAGCGAGAAGAAGGATATCGTTGCCAGGGCCAGGACGGGTTCTGGTAAGACAGCAGCTTATTTGATTCCGATTATTGAGTCGCTGTTACAGGCGGCTGGGTCTGGTAATGCTGGTACAGGAGTTATTAGtactttgattttggtgcCGAGTAAAGAATTGGCGGATCAAGTTGTTAAAATGACGACTATGCTTACTACGTACTGCACCAAGTTGATCCAGGTGGTGAATATTTCTCAAGCTACCAGTGAGCAAGTACAGACTTCGCTTTTGTCGGAGAATCCGGCAATTGTGGTAGCTACTCCAGCTAGGGCTCTGGCTCATATCAAGAGAAAGTCCTTGGATACAAAATCATTAGCATACTTTGTGATTGACGAGGCAGACCTTATTCTGTCGTATGGTCATGAAGACGATTTGAACGAATTGGCTGAACTGCTGCCTAAATCTATGCAAACATGGCTCATGAGTGCTACACTCAGCGACGAGATTGATGCCATTAAAGGCAAATTCTGTCGTAATGTGGCAGTTCTCAAGCTACAAGATACAGTGTCATCCgaacagctgctgcagtaCTACGTCAAGTGTAATGAACTCGATAAGTTTTTATTGGCATATGTTATTTTTAAACTCAAGCTGGTTAAGGGAAAGACGATTGTGTTTGTCAACGATATCGACCGTTGTTACCGACTCAAGCTATTTTTTGAGCAGTTCGGCATCAAGAGTTGTGTACTGAACTCGGAACTGCCAGTGTCGTCCCGTCTTCATATTGTGGATGAGTTCAACAAAAACgtatataatttattaattgcTACTGACGAGAGCAATGAAAAAatcgaagatgacgaagatgataAAGACGATGCCACTGCCAACAGTAATGGAAATgaccaagaaaaacaaactgaTTCACAACCCACCGAAAATACACAAGAAACACAAGAAacacaaaagaaaaacaacaacaataacaagTCAAAAGACTATGGAGTCAGTCGAGGAGTTGATTTCCAGAACGTAGCATGTGTCCTAAACTTCGACCTTCCCACCAGCACTAAATCATATACACACCGTATTGGACGTACTGCACGAGCATCGAAGACCGGAATGGCATTATCGTTTGTCGTTAGCAAAGAATCATGGGGAAAACACAAGCCATCCATGTTAGCCAGTGCTAAGAGAGATGAGAAAGTGCTGAACCGAATTATCAAGACCCAAGGCAAGCAAGATAACGAGCTCAAACCATATTCTTTCGACATGAAACAAGTCGAGTCGTTCCGATACAGAATGGAAGACGCATTCCGTGCGGTCACCAAAGTGGCTATTCGAGAAGCCCGAGTAAAAGAGATCCGACAAGAACTGCTTGCCAGTGATAAACTGAAACGACATTTCGAAGAGAACCCCGAGGACCTGGCCAACCTGCGACACGACAAAGAACTGCATCCCGCACGAGTCCAGGGCCATCTCAAACGCGTGCCCGACTACCTTCTCCCCAAAACCGGTCAAAAGCCCGCTGCCTTCACGGGCCATGTGCCattcaacaaaaccaacaacaaacacagAGTCCACAAATCCAAGAAGTCCTCGAAAAAGAGAGACCCTCTCAAGAGCTTCAAAAGACGCTAG
- the GCY1 gene encoding glycerol 2-dehydrogenase (NADP(+)) GCY1 (Glycerol dehydrogenase; involved in an alternative pathway for glycerol catabolism used under microaerobic conditions; also has mRNA binding activity; member of the aldo-keto reductase (AKR) family; protein abundance increases in response to DNA replication stress; GCY1 has a paralog, YPR1, that arose from the whole genome duplication; GO_component: GO:0005737 - cytoplasm [Evidence IEA,IEA]; GO_component: GO:0005737 - cytoplasm [Evidence IDA] [PMID 14562095]; GO_component: GO:0005634 - nucleus [Evidence IDA] [PMID 14562095]; GO_function: GO:0004032 - alditol:NADP+ 1-oxidoreductase activity [Evidence IDA,ISS] [PMID 11306085]; GO_function: GO:0004033 - aldo-keto reductase (NADP) activity [Evidence IDA] [PMID 10818358]; GO_function: GO:0004033 - aldo-keto reductase (NADP) activity [Evidence IDA] [PMID 17140678]; GO_function: GO:0047953 - glycerol 2-dehydrogenase (NADP+) activity [Evidence IEA]; GO_function: GO:1990042 - glycerol dehydrogenase [NAD(P)+] activity [Evidence IMP] [PMID 22979944]; GO_function: GO:0003729 - mRNA binding [Evidence IDA] [PMID 20844764]; GO_function: GO:0016491 - oxidoreductase activity [Evidence IEA,IEA]; GO_function: GO:0016491 - oxidoreductase activity [Evidence IDA] [PMID 17962934]; GO_process: GO:0042843 - D-xylose catabolic process [Evidence IDA] [PMID 12271459]; GO_process: GO:0019568 - arabinose catabolic process [Evidence IDA] [PMID 12271459]; GO_process: GO:0034599 - cellular response to oxidative stress [Evidence IGI] [PMID 17919749]; GO_process: GO:0006071 - glycerol metabolic process [Evidence IEA]; GO_process: GO:0055114 - oxidation-reduction process [Evidence IEA,IEA]) gives MTSLDIKLNNGVTIPALGLGTWQSPKGAVESAVEYALTEAGLRHIDAAFAYLNEEEVGNGIKKAIASGKVKREDIFITTKVFPTFHNRVEESLNRSLKNLQLEYIDLLLVHWPVGLNPNGNHLLVPTKADGTRDVDPTFDLSATWKQFEKVYESGKVKAIGVSNCSVPVLTDLLKTVKVVPAVNQIENHPLLPQTEIRDFCKEKGIVIEAYSPFGSTGGPLFSNKTVLAIAEKHKTTPGTVLVSYHISSGRVVLPKTTTPSRIVENTKTVELTPEEIKELDNVHVTEGKKRFAAPPWGVDLKFPDWNASTPKP, from the coding sequence ATGACTTCTTTAGATATTAAGTTGAACAACGGCGTTACCATTCCTGCTCTTGGTCTTGGAACTTGGCAATCTCCCAAGGGAGCTGTCGAGTCTGCTGTTGAATACGCTCTTACTGAGGCTGGCCTCAGACACATCGATGCTGCTTTTGCCTACTTGAATGAAGAGGAGGTTGGTAATGGTATTAAGAAGGCCATTGCCTCTGGCAAAGTCAAGAGAGAAGATATTTTCATCACCACTAAGGTTTTCCCCACTTTCCACAACCGTGTTGAAGAGAGTTTGAACCGTTCTCTTAAGAACCTTCAATTGGAATATATCGACCTTTTGCTTGTTCACTGGCCTGTTGGTTTGAACCCTAACGGTAACCACTTGTTGGTTCCTACCAAGGCTGATGGTACTAGAGATGTCGACCCTACTTTCGACTTGTCTGCTACTTGGAAACAATTCGAGAAGGTTTATGAGTCTGGTAAGGTCAAGGCTATTGGTGTTTCCAACTGCTCTGTTCCAGTTCTTACTGATCTTCTTAAGACTGTTAAGGTTGTTCCTGCTGTCAACCAGATCGAAAACCACCCTTTGCTTCCTCAAACCGAGATTCGTGATTTCTGTAAGGAAAAGGGTATTGTCATTGAGGCCTACTCTCCTTTCGGATCCACTGGTGGCCCTCTTTTCTCTAACAAGACCGTCTTGGCTATTGCTGAGAAGCACAAGACTACTCCTGGTACCGTGCTCGTTTCTTACCACATCTCGTCTGGCAGAGTCGTTCTCCCCAAGACCACTACTCCCTCTCGTATTGTCGAGAACACCAAGACTGTCGAGCTGACTCCCGAGGAGATCAAGGAGCTCGACAATGTCCATGTTACCGAAGGTAAGAAGAGATTCGCCGCTCCTCCATGGGGTGTCGACTTGAAGTTCCCTGACTGGAACGCTTCTACCCCCAAGCCATAA
- the RSB1 gene encoding phospholipid-translocating ATPase RSB1 (Suppressor of sphingoid LCB sensitivity of an LCB-lyase mutation; putative integral membrane transporter or flippase that may transport long chain bases (LCBs) from the cytoplasmic side toward the extracytoplasmic side of the membrane; GO_component: GO:0071944 - cell periphery [Evidence IDA] [PMID 24146988]; GO_component: GO:0005783 - endoplasmic reticulum [Evidence IDA] [PMID 12034738]; GO_component: GO:0016021 - integral component of membrane [Evidence IEA,IEA]; GO_component: GO:0016021 - integral component of membrane [Evidence IDA] [PMID 12034738]; GO_component: GO:0016021 - integral component of membrane [Evidence ISM] [PMID 12192589]; GO_component: GO:0016020 - membrane [Evidence IEA]; GO_component: GO:0005886 - plasma membrane [Evidence IEA,IEA]; GO_component: GO:0005886 - plasma membrane [Evidence IDA] [PMID 12034738]; GO_component: GO:0005886 - plasma membrane [Evidence IDA] [PMID 16407254]; GO_function: GO:0004012 - phospholipid-translocating ATPase activity [Evidence IDA,ISS] [PMID 12034738]; GO_process: GO:0015908 - fatty acid transport [Evidence IDA] [PMID 12034738]; GO_process: GO:0006869 - lipid transport [Evidence IEA]; GO_process: GO:0045332 - phospholipid translocation [Evidence IMP] [PMID 15342785]; GO_process: GO:0006950 - response to stress [Evidence IEA]; GO_process: GO:0006810 - transport [Evidence IEA]) translates to MSSTVPSSVASAVASAAIASASATGGGDQSLYGGLIPSHSANLAGVILFAIVWAYHTITGVYFRQYWFSTAFFIGAGLETAGYIGRFSSSTDIDNENDFLVQIICLTLAPAFFMGGVYYLLAKLVTIYGQQYSMLKPMHYSLVFILCDLCSIVIQAVGKF, encoded by the coding sequence ATGTCCTCAACAGTTCCTTCTTCAGTTGCCTCTGCTgtggcatcagcagctaTAGCCTCTGCATCTGCCACTGGTGGCGGGGATCAATCCCTCTACGGAGGTCTAATTCCCAGCCACTCTGCCAACTTGGCTGGTGTCATTCTGTTTGCCATTGTATGGGCATACCATACCATCACGGGCGTGTACTTCAGACAATACTGGTTCAGTACCGCCTTCTTCATAGGCGCCGGTCTTGAAACCGCTGGTTATATCGGCCGTTTCTCGTCCTCAACCGATATCGACAACGAAAACGACTTCCTCGTCCAGATCATCTGTCTGACCCTGGCCCCGGCCTTCTTCATGGGCGGTGTCTACTACCTTCTCGCCAAACTCGTCACCATTTACGGCCAACAATACTCCATGCTGAAACCCATGCACTATTCGCTCGTGTTCATTCTGTGTGATCTGTGCTCCATCGTCATCCAGGCTGTGGGTAAGTTTTAA